The window TCCTTCCATGTCACGCGAGCTAGACCGGATCGATTTGAAGATGCTGCGGCTGCTCCAGGGCAATGGCCGGCTCAGCAACGCCGAACTGGCGCAGCTCGTCGACGTCAGCCCCGCGACCTGCCACCGGCGCACGCAGGTGCTGTTCGAGGAAGGCTATATCAACGACGTCCGCGCGATGATCGCGCCGCACAAGGTCGCGCGCGGCGCGCTGGTGATGGTCGGCGTCGTGCTCGACCGCTCAACGCCGGAAAGTTTTGCGGCGTTCGAAAAAGCCGTCACCAAGCTGAAATTCATCCTCGACTGCCATTTGGTCGCGGGCGACTTCGACTATTTCCTGAAAATCAGGGCCGAAGACATCGCGGATTTCAAGCGTATCCATGGCGATCAATTGATCGCGCTGCCCGGCGTGCGGCAGACCCGAACATTTTTCGTGATGAAGGAGGTCGTCGACAACGCGCCGCTGGAGTTTTGATCGACGGACC is drawn from Bradyrhizobium lablabi and contains these coding sequences:
- a CDS encoding Lrp/AsnC family transcriptional regulator is translated as MSRELDRIDLKMLRLLQGNGRLSNAELAQLVDVSPATCHRRTQVLFEEGYINDVRAMIAPHKVARGALVMVGVVLDRSTPESFAAFEKAVTKLKFILDCHLVAGDFDYFLKIRAEDIADFKRIHGDQLIALPGVRQTRTFFVMKEVVDNAPLEF